CATCTTCGTGGCCGTGCTCCTCGCGCGCCGCTACGCCGGCCCCACGGCCAAGCGCATCGCCGCCGGCCTCGCCCTCTTCGGCGCGGCCGACGTGCCGCTCATCTACACCTCGGTGAAGATCTGGAAGACGATGCACCCCGAGACCTCGGTCGTGCCCACGCTCGACCCCGCGATGCGCCCCGCACTCTTCATCAGCCTCGGGACCTTCACCGCGCTCTTCGTCCTCCTCTTCTGGATCCGCCTGCGTCTCGAGCGCAGCCGCTACGCCCTCGACGAGCTCGTCGTCGCTCTCACGGAGCGCGAGCGCCACGCGGTTCCCGCTTTCTCCCGCGTCGGAGCCGTCTCGGCCGCCGCCCCCGCGAAGGAGATCTGACATGACCGCCCTCCGCCGCCTGCTACTGACCGTCGCGCTGACCCTCCTCCCCCTGGCGCAGGCCATGGCCGACGAGGCCTACGAGGACTTCACGCCGCAGCCTCTGACGGACCCGAAGGCCCCCCTGCACGTGGTGCTTTCCTACTCGGCCATCTGGATGCTAATCCTCCTGTTCGTGGTATCGGTGTGGCGCCGCCAGGCCCGGGTAGCCGCCGAGCTCAAGGAACTCGAAAAGCAGGTCCGGGGCGAGGGGGGCTCCCCCTCCGCCCCGCACCGGTAATCCTCGGCCCGCCCACGGCCGGCCGAGGTTGCGCCGCAGTGGAACGCAGCATGAAGCCGGTGGAGCAGGACAGCCAAGGGGCGAGGATCATCGCCGAGGAGCTCAAGCTGCTGGCGCGCGTGAGCTCCGCTCTCTCGACCCTTTCCACCGAGCACGCCGGCGCCCCCGACTACGACGAAGCGTTGGTGGACCTGCGTGACCAGCTCGCCGAGGCGAAGCCCGAGGACATCGCCGCGATCGTGGAGCAGATGACCCGCATCGCGGCCGTGGCCCAGCGCTACGGCAAGGGCAGAGACCTGCCGGTGGACCCGGCCTCGCCGTACTTCGCGCACCTCCGGCTCGACGAGGACGACCGCCTGCGCGACGTGCTCATCGGCCGGCGCGGCTTCGTGGACCGCAGCCGCCAGATTCAGATCGTGGACTGGCGCAACGCGCCGGTGAGCCGCATCTACTACCGATACGAGGAGGGCGACGACTACTACGAGCGCTTCGGCC
This region of Deltaproteobacteria bacterium genomic DNA includes:
- the ccsA gene encoding cytochrome c biogenesis protein CcsA — encoded protein: MNRILFYLCALLAAAGFAVAPYLLFLVAPTEPTMGFVQKIFYFHVPCAWVMFLSAIICGVAGGVYLFRGRLWADAVTATAAEITVVFGALVLITGPLWAKIAWGHYWVWDVRLTTVLLLFLIFVAVLLARRYAGPTAKRIAAGLALFGAADVPLIYTSVKIWKTMHPETSVVPTLDPAMRPALFISLGTFTALFVLLFWIRLRLERSRYALDELVVALTERERHAVPAFSRVGAVSAAAPAKEI
- a CDS encoding CcmD family protein, whose translation is MTALRRLLLTVALTLLPLAQAMADEAYEDFTPQPLTDPKAPLHVVLSYSAIWMLILLFVVSVWRRQARVAAELKELEKQVRGEGGSPSAPHR
- a CDS encoding DNA helicase UvrD — its product is MERSMKPVEQDSQGARIIAEELKLLARVSSALSTLSTEHAGAPDYDEALVDLRDQLAEAKPEDIAAIVEQMTRIAAVAQRYGKGRDLPVDPASPYFAHLRLDEDDRLRDVLIGRRGFVDRSRQIQIVDWRNAPVSRIYYRYEEGDDYYERFG